Genomic window (Achromobacter sp. B7):
ACAAGCGGGACAGGAAACGGTCCAAAGGCGACGTAGGGTTTGCCATAAGGGGGGCCGCATGCGGCCGATATCAGGATCCGCAATATGATACATAAATCCAATGTGATACAGCTTTGCGTTTGACAATGGTTTTTTTGTATTAAATAATCCGCCTATGACATGACGGCGCTGCGGAACGTTTGCCTTGCGATTTCGCAAACCGTCTCAAGGAGACAAACATGTACGCTCAACTCGTCGAAACCGGCGTCAAGCAGGTCAAAACCGCCGACCAGCTTGAAGGCCCCGAACAGACGTTCCAGCGCCGCATAGACGATGGCGTGCGCATCGAGGCCAAGGACTGGATGCCCGATGCCTACCGCAAGACGCTGGTGCGCCAGATCTCTCAGCACGCGCACTCGGAAATCGTCGGCATGCTGCCCGAAGGCAACTGGATCACGCGGGCCCCGTCGCTCAAGCGCAAGGCGATCTTGCTGGCCAAGGTGCAGGACGAGGCCGGCCACGGGCTGTATCTGTACAGCGCCGCCGAGACGCTGGGCGTGTCGCGCGATGACCTGATCGACGACCTGCACGCGGGCCGCGCCAAGTACTCCAGCATCTTCAATTACCCGACCCTTAGCTGGGCGGACATCGGCATGATCGGTTGGCTGGTCGATGGCTCGGCCATCATCAACCAGATTCCGCTGTGCCGCTGTTCCTACGGCCCCTACGCGCGCGCCATGGTGCGCGTCTGTAAGGAAGAGTCCTTCCACCAGCGCCAGGGCTATGACCTGTTGATGCAGATGTGCCTGCATGGCACACCCGAGCAAAAGGCGATGGTGCAGGATTCGCTGAACCGCTGGTGGTGGCCGGCGCTGATGATGTTCGGCCCGTCGGACGCCGATTCGCCCAACAGCGCGCAATCGATGGCCTGGAAGATCAAGCTTTTCTCCAATGACGAGCTGCGCCAGAAGATGGTGGACCAGACCGTGCCGCAGGCCGAATACCTGGGCCTGACCGTGCCGGACCCCGACCTGAAGTGGAACGCGGAACGCGGCCACTACGACTTCGGCGAGATCGACTGGAGCGAGTTCTACGCCGTGCTCAAAGGCAATGGGCCGTGCAACCGCGAACGCCTGGCCGCGCGCGTCAAGGCGCACGAAGACGGCGCCTGGGTGCGCGACGCACTGGTCGCTTACGCGGACAAGAAGGCGCAACGCAAGGCCGCTTGAGGCGGTCTGCAACGCCTGCCCGCCTGCAACCCGCGCCTGCAACCCGCGTCCGCATCCCGCGCCGCAACCCTTGCTGCAACCCATACCGCAACCTTCACTGCATACCGGTGCGCGCCGCGCGCGCCCGGCATTTCAAGGATATCCATCATGAGCAAAGACTGGCCTTTGTGGGAAGTGTTCATCCGCAGCCAGCACGGCCTGGCCCACAAGCACGTCGGCAGCCTGCATGCCCCGGACGCCGAAATGGCGATCAATCACGCGCGTGACGTCTACACGCGCCGCAACGAAGGTCTGAGCATCTGGGTCGTGCGCGCCTCGGACATCTCGGCCAGCAGCCCCGGCGACAAGGAACCCTTGTTCGAGCCGGCCAACAGCAAGGTCTACCGGCATCCCACGTTTTTCCCGATGCCCGAAGAAATCAAGCACATGTAAGGCGGCAGGCAGACATGGACAAGACTTTGTTTGAATACCTGCTGCGCCTGGGCGATTCGTCGCTCATCCTGTCGCAGCGGCTGGGCGCGTGGACCGGGCACGGCCCCATCCTGGAAGAGGACCTGGCGCTGACCAATACCGCGCTGGACCTGCTGGGCCAGGCGCGCATGTGGCTGACGCTGGCGGGTGAAGTCGAAGGCGCGGGCCGCGATGAAGACGCGCTGGCCTATCACCGCGACGCTCACCAGTTCCATAACGTGTTGCTGGTCGAACGCGCCAATGGCAACTATGCCGACACCATGGCGCGCCAGTTCCTGTTCGACGTCTGGCACTACTTCCTGCTGCAACGCCTGGAACAATCCTCCGACGAACGCGTGGCCGCCATCGCCGCCAAGTCCATCAAGGAAGTCACTTACCACGTGCGCCGCTCGTCGGACCTGGTCGTGCGTCTGGGCGACGGCACCGACGAAAGCCACGCCAAGATGCAGGCGGCCATCGACGACGCCTGGCGCTTTACCGGCGAACTGTTCGCCGACGACGCCGTGGACCAGGACGTGGCCGCGCGCGGCATCGGCTGTGAACTGGCCGCGCTGCGCGAACCGTGGCTGGCGCACGTGCGCGAAGTGCTGGAAGAAGCCACGCTGACCGTTCCCGATGAAACCGCGGCCAACCATCTGGCCTACCGGGGCGGTCGCCAGGGCAAGCACACCGAAGAGCTGGGCTACGTGCTGGCCGAAATGCAGTACCTGCCGCGCGCCTACCCGGGAGCCACCTGGTGAACGCGCTGGCGCCCGTTTCCGCCGACCAGGTCTACGCCTGGCTGCACGAGGTCCCCGACCCGGAGATTCCCGTGCTGTCCGTGGTGGACCTGGGCGTGGTGCGTGAGGTGAACTGGGAAGGCGACACCTGTGTCGTCGTCATCACCCCCACGTATTCCGGCTGCCCGGCCATGCGCGAAATCACGCAGGACATCCAACAGACGCTGGCCCGCCATGGCGTGGCCGACGTCCGTGTCGACACCCGCCTGGCGCCCGCCTGGACGACCGACTGGATGAGCGAAAAGGGCCGCGAAGCGCTCAAGGGTTACGGCATCGCCGCGCCCGCCGAGCGCGCCATCGACATTTCGGGCATCAGCCGCCGCGCTGTCGCGCCCGCTATCGCGTGCCCGCGCTGCGGCTCGCGCGATACGCGGATGGTCAGCAACTTCGGGTCCACGTCGTGCAAGGCGCTGTATCGCTGCGTGTCTTGCCGTGAACCCTTCGATTATTTCAAGACTCACTGAGAGCGGTTTCAAGATGAGCAACCAATTTCATTCCTTGAAGGTGGCCTCGGTGGCGCGCAACACGCGTGATGCCGTGGTCGTGACCTTTGACCTGCCCGACACGCTGACCGACGAGTTCGCCTTCCTGCCGGGGCAGTACCTGACCCTGCGCACGCAGCTGAACGGCGAAGAGCTGCGCCGCTCGTACTCGATCTGTTCCGCGCCGCACGACAAGCTGCTGCGCGTGGCCATCAAGAAGGTCGACGAAGGCGCGTTCTCCAGCTGGGCCAACCATGAACTGCAACCCGGCCAGACGCTGGAAGTGATGGCGCCCGCCGGCAATTTCACGGTGGATTTCTCGCCCGAGAACCAGCGCCATTACGTGGCCTTCGCGGTGGGCAGCGGCATCACGCCGGTGTTCTCGCTGGTGAAAACCGCGCTGTCGATCGAGCCGCGCAGCAAGTTCACGCTGTTCTTTGGCAACCGTGCGTCGTCGGCCGTGCTGTTCCGCGAAGAAATCGAAGACCTGAAAAACCTGTACATGGAGCGCTTCTCGCTGGTCTACGTCATGAGCCGCGAGACGCAAGACATTGAACTGTTCAACGGCCGCCTGGACGGCGATAAGGTCGACCAGCTGATGTCGGCCTGGATGAGCCCCGAAGACATCGATTACGCTTTTGTCTGTGGTCCGCAAACCATGACAGAAAGCGTGGTCGAGCGGCTGCAAGCGCGCGGCATTCCCAAGGCGAACATCAAATTTGAACTGTTCGGCGCGCCCAAGGGGCCGCGCGCACTGCGTACCGGCCACGACGCCCCGCAGGCGCCCGGCAAGGGCCAGTGCGAGGTGACCGTGGTGCAAGACGGCCACAGCCGCATGTTCGTGATTGATAAGAATAAAGACAGCGTGCTGGACTCGGCGCTGGCGCAGGGAATCGAGCTGCCCTATTCGTGCAAGGGCGGCGTGTGTTCCACCTGCCGCTGCAAGGTCATCGAAGGCGAAGTGGACATGGATGCCAACTTCGCCCTGGAAGACTACGAAGTGGCGCGCGGTTTCGTACTGAGCTGCCAGAGCTTTCCGGTCAGCGACCGCCTGGTCATCGACTTCGACCAGGAAACCTGACGCGGCCCGTGCCGGTCAGACACCCCTAATTCATTGGAGAGACAAGCGTGTCCCAAAAATTCTTCGAGCGTCACCAGCCCGTGCTGGAACAATCCCTGGCGGCTGCCGCGCTGCGTGGCTACTGGAGCCCGTTTGCCGAATCGCCCAGCCCGCGCAACTATGGCGAAACCGCCAACGACGACGGCCGCGCCGCCTTCGAAGCCCTTAAGGGCAAACCGTTTCCCCTGAACCTGCACGACGCCGACGGCACGGTGGGCGGCGAGAAGTCGCCCTACGGTTTCGACCTAGGCATTACGTACCCGCATGTGCCGGTCGACAAGCTGATCGGCGCGTCCAAGCGCGCGCTGGAAGATTGGCGCCGTGCCGGTCCGCAAGCCTGGGTGGGCGTGTCGCTGGAAATCCTGGCGCGCTTGAACAAGCTGAGTTTTGAAATTGCCTACGCCGTGCAGCACACCACCGGCCAGGGCTTCATGATGGCCTTCCAGGCCGGCGGCCCGCACGCGCAAGACCGCGGCTTTGAAGCCGTGACGTACGCCTGGCAGGAAATGTCGCGTATCCCGGGCGTGGCGATGTGGGAAAAGCCGCAAGGCAAAAATGACCCCATCCGCATGGAAAAGCAGTTCACCGTGGTGCCGCGTGGCGTGGCGCTGGTGATCGGCTGCTCGACCTTCCCAACGTGGAACGGCTACCCCGGCATGTTCGCCAGCCTGGCCACGGGCAACACCGTTATCGTCAAGCCGCACCCGGGCGCGATTCTGCCGCTGGCCATCACCGTGAAGGTCGCGCGCGAAGTGCTGCAAGAAGCCGGCTTTGATCCCGATGTGGTGTTGTTGGCCGCGCACGAAGCCGGCGACGACACGGCGCAGAAGCTGGCGCTGGACCCGGCCGTCAAGATCGTGGACTTTACCGGCAGCACCGCCAACGGCAACTGGCTGGAAGACAACGCCCGCCAGGCGCTGGTCTACACCGAGAAGGCCGGCGTCAACCAGGTCATCATCGATTCCACCGACGACCTGAAGGGCGTGGCGCGCAACCTGGCGTTCTCGCTGGCGTTGTACTCGGGCCAGATGTGCACGGCGCCGCAAAACATCTACGTGCCGCGCGACGGCATCAACACGCCGGAAGGCCGCGTCAGTTTTGACGACGTCGCGGCTGCCCTGGGCGTGGCGCTGGAGAAGCTGGGCGCCGACGCCGCCCGCGCCGTGGAATTGACGGGCGCCATCCAGAATGACGGCATCGTCGAACGCATCGAGAAGGCCCGCGCGCTGGGCCTGCCGGTGGTGGCGGACAGCAAGGCGCTGACGCACCCGCAGTTTGAAAACGCCCGCGTGCGCACGCCGCTGCTGCTGCGTACGGAAGCCGGCAACGCCGCCATCAGCCAGGAATGGTTTGGCCCGATCGCCTTCGTGGTGGCTACGGATTCCACCGCCCACAGCGTTCAGCTGGCGCGTGACAGCGTCATTCAGCACGGTGCGCTGTCGCTGTCCGCCTACACCACCGACCCGCAAGTGGCCGACCAGGTGCAGGACGCGGCCGAAGTGTCCGGCGTGTCGCTGTCGCTGAACCTGACGGGCGCGGTGTTCGTCAACCAGACCGCGGCCTTCAGCGACTTCCACGGCACCGGCGCCAACCCGGCGGCCAACGCCGCGCTGTCCGACACCGCCTTCGTGTCCAACCGCTTCCGCGTGGTGCAAACCCGCCGTCACGTCTAAGCAGGGCGACGCTTATGAGCTATCAGGATATTCAATTTGATTTGTCGGGCGGCATCGCCCGACTGACGCTGAACCGCCCGGACAAGCTGAACAGCTTCACCGCGAACATGCACGCCGAAGTGGCCGACGCGTTGACGCGCGTGGAAACCGAAGGCGCGCGCGTGTTGGTGCTGACCGGTGCAGGGCGGGGCTTTTGCGCAGGGCAAGACTTAAGCGAGCGCAAGCCCGCCGAAGACGGTACGCCGCCCGATCTGGGCGAAACCGTCGACAAGTTCTACGCGCCGCTGGTGCGCCGCTTGAACGCCTTGCCGATGCCGGTTGTGGTCGGCGTGAACGGCGTGGCGGCGGGGGCGGGCGCCAACCTGGCGTTCGCGGGCGACATCGTTATCGCCAAGGCGTCGGCCAATTTCATTCAGTCGTTCTGCCGCCTGGGCTTGATCCCCGACACCGGCGGCACGTTCGCGCTGCCGCGACTGGTGGGCCGCGCGCGCGCCATGGGCCTGGCGATGCTGGGCGACAAGCTCAGCGCCAAGCAGGCCGAGGAATGGGGCCTGATCTGGCAGTGCGTGGCGGACGAAGAATTCGACGCCACCCTGGAACGCTTGGCGCAGCACTTTTCCACGGCACCCACCAAGGGTCTGGCATACACCAAGCGGGCCATGCAGGCCAGCCTAGGCAATGATCTGTCGACGCAGCTGGATCTGGAACGCGACATGATGCGCGAACTGGGCCGTAGCGCCGACTACGCCGAAGGCGTGGCCGCGTTCCTGGGCAAGCGCGAACCGCAATTCAAGGGGCAATGATGACCGTGCACGTTCCCCCCATTGAAGCGCCCAGCGATCCGCAGGAATTGGCGCAGGCCGTTGGCACCGTGATGTACGCGGGCGACGCAGCCTCGCAAGGCCTGGACATGAAGGTCGAGGAAATGGCGCCCGGCTATGCGCGGCTGACGATGCGCGTGCGCGGCGACATGCTGAACGGCCACAAGACCTGCCACGGCGGCTTTATCTTTGCGCTGGCCGACAGCGCGTTCGCGTTCTCGTGCAATTCCCGCAATGTCAGCACCGTGGCGTCGGGCTGCACCATTGATTACCTGGCGCCGGGTTTCGAAGGCGACTTGCTGACGGCAGTGGCGCAAGAGCGCTCGCTGGCCGGCCGCACGG
Coding sequences:
- the paaD gene encoding 1,2-phenylacetyl-CoA epoxidase subunit PaaD, whose product is MNALAPVSADQVYAWLHEVPDPEIPVLSVVDLGVVREVNWEGDTCVVVITPTYSGCPAMREITQDIQQTLARHGVADVRVDTRLAPAWTTDWMSEKGREALKGYGIAAPAERAIDISGISRRAVAPAIACPRCGSRDTRMVSNFGSTSCKALYRCVSCREPFDYFKTH
- the paaC gene encoding 1,2-phenylacetyl-CoA epoxidase subunit PaaC; translated protein: MDKTLFEYLLRLGDSSLILSQRLGAWTGHGPILEEDLALTNTALDLLGQARMWLTLAGEVEGAGRDEDALAYHRDAHQFHNVLLVERANGNYADTMARQFLFDVWHYFLLQRLEQSSDERVAAIAAKSIKEVTYHVRRSSDLVVRLGDGTDESHAKMQAAIDDAWRFTGELFADDAVDQDVAARGIGCELAALREPWLAHVREVLEEATLTVPDETAANHLAYRGGRQGKHTEELGYVLAEMQYLPRAYPGATW
- the paaG gene encoding 2-(1,2-epoxy-1,2-dihydrophenyl)acetyl-CoA isomerase PaaG — its product is MSYQDIQFDLSGGIARLTLNRPDKLNSFTANMHAEVADALTRVETEGARVLVLTGAGRGFCAGQDLSERKPAEDGTPPDLGETVDKFYAPLVRRLNALPMPVVVGVNGVAAGAGANLAFAGDIVIAKASANFIQSFCRLGLIPDTGGTFALPRLVGRARAMGLAMLGDKLSAKQAEEWGLIWQCVADEEFDATLERLAQHFSTAPTKGLAYTKRAMQASLGNDLSTQLDLERDMMRELGRSADYAEGVAAFLGKREPQFKGQ
- the paaB gene encoding 1,2-phenylacetyl-CoA epoxidase subunit PaaB — translated: MSKDWPLWEVFIRSQHGLAHKHVGSLHAPDAEMAINHARDVYTRRNEGLSIWVVRASDISASSPGDKEPLFEPANSKVYRHPTFFPMPEEIKHM
- the paaI gene encoding hydroxyphenylacetyl-CoA thioesterase PaaI; translation: MTVHVPPIEAPSDPQELAQAVGTVMYAGDAASQGLDMKVEEMAPGYARLTMRVRGDMLNGHKTCHGGFIFALADSAFAFSCNSRNVSTVASGCTIDYLAPGFEGDLLTAVAQERSLAGRTGVYDVTVTNQDGRNVALFRGRSYRIKGQIVGVPAEG
- the paaN gene encoding phenylacetic acid degradation protein PaaN: MSQKFFERHQPVLEQSLAAAALRGYWSPFAESPSPRNYGETANDDGRAAFEALKGKPFPLNLHDADGTVGGEKSPYGFDLGITYPHVPVDKLIGASKRALEDWRRAGPQAWVGVSLEILARLNKLSFEIAYAVQHTTGQGFMMAFQAGGPHAQDRGFEAVTYAWQEMSRIPGVAMWEKPQGKNDPIRMEKQFTVVPRGVALVIGCSTFPTWNGYPGMFASLATGNTVIVKPHPGAILPLAITVKVAREVLQEAGFDPDVVLLAAHEAGDDTAQKLALDPAVKIVDFTGSTANGNWLEDNARQALVYTEKAGVNQVIIDSTDDLKGVARNLAFSLALYSGQMCTAPQNIYVPRDGINTPEGRVSFDDVAAALGVALEKLGADAARAVELTGAIQNDGIVERIEKARALGLPVVADSKALTHPQFENARVRTPLLLRTEAGNAAISQEWFGPIAFVVATDSTAHSVQLARDSVIQHGALSLSAYTTDPQVADQVQDAAEVSGVSLSLNLTGAVFVNQTAAFSDFHGTGANPAANAALSDTAFVSNRFRVVQTRRHV
- the paaA gene encoding 1,2-phenylacetyl-CoA epoxidase subunit PaaA, which codes for MYAQLVETGVKQVKTADQLEGPEQTFQRRIDDGVRIEAKDWMPDAYRKTLVRQISQHAHSEIVGMLPEGNWITRAPSLKRKAILLAKVQDEAGHGLYLYSAAETLGVSRDDLIDDLHAGRAKYSSIFNYPTLSWADIGMIGWLVDGSAIINQIPLCRCSYGPYARAMVRVCKEESFHQRQGYDLLMQMCLHGTPEQKAMVQDSLNRWWWPALMMFGPSDADSPNSAQSMAWKIKLFSNDELRQKMVDQTVPQAEYLGLTVPDPDLKWNAERGHYDFGEIDWSEFYAVLKGNGPCNRERLAARVKAHEDGAWVRDALVAYADKKAQRKAA
- the paaE gene encoding 1,2-phenylacetyl-CoA epoxidase subunit PaaE, encoding MSNQFHSLKVASVARNTRDAVVVTFDLPDTLTDEFAFLPGQYLTLRTQLNGEELRRSYSICSAPHDKLLRVAIKKVDEGAFSSWANHELQPGQTLEVMAPAGNFTVDFSPENQRHYVAFAVGSGITPVFSLVKTALSIEPRSKFTLFFGNRASSAVLFREEIEDLKNLYMERFSLVYVMSRETQDIELFNGRLDGDKVDQLMSAWMSPEDIDYAFVCGPQTMTESVVERLQARGIPKANIKFELFGAPKGPRALRTGHDAPQAPGKGQCEVTVVQDGHSRMFVIDKNKDSVLDSALAQGIELPYSCKGGVCSTCRCKVIEGEVDMDANFALEDYEVARGFVLSCQSFPVSDRLVIDFDQET